Proteins from a genomic interval of Niabella soli DSM 19437:
- a CDS encoding response regulator transcription factor, which yields MPPAKPYRILIADDQPHCREALFVGLQGRPALTICGNAQNGRELVELTGKLEPDVIITDIRMPEMDGIEATRIIKEIYPHIKVLALSQYQDYGLIMDMVSAGASGYILKDESGDNLELAINTIMTNSSFFCSAITIKLQEMVRNGVIKNRLPVLSPGFFAAHEKEVLLGVCQGKKSPQIAAELGLSCNTIQKYRQNLMDKTGTNNNVSLSMFAVLHGIYTP from the coding sequence ATGCCCCCAGCAAAACCCTACAGGATCCTGATAGCCGATGATCAGCCACACTGCCGCGAAGCCCTTTTTGTTGGCTTACAGGGCCGCCCGGCGCTTACCATTTGCGGCAATGCCCAAAACGGCCGTGAGCTGGTAGAGCTAACCGGCAAACTGGAACCTGATGTAATTATTACAGATATCCGCATGCCGGAAATGGATGGTATTGAGGCTACCCGCATCATCAAAGAAATATACCCGCATATAAAAGTACTGGCCTTAAGTCAATACCAGGATTACGGGCTTATTATGGATATGGTAAGCGCGGGCGCTAGCGGCTATATTTTAAAAGACGAATCGGGCGACAACCTTGAGCTGGCCATTAACACCATAATGACCAATTCTTCTTTCTTCTGTAGCGCCATTACTATTAAACTGCAGGAAATGGTGCGGAATGGCGTTATTAAAAACAGGTTACCGGTTTTGTCGCCCGGCTTTTTTGCCGCTCATGAAAAGGAAGTGCTGCTGGGTGTCTGCCAGGGGAAAAAGAGCCCGCAAATTGCAGCAGAACTGGGCCTTTCCTGCAACACTATACAAAAGTACCGCCAAAACCTCATGGATAAAACCGGTACTAACAACAATGTTTCGCTAAGCATGTTTGCTGTGCTGCATGGAATTTATACCCCATAA
- a CDS encoding sensor histidine kinase, giving the protein MYTSQDLFIPALISSFVLGIICSGFLILIVRTQRRYYASRHQAIKNELEVLWEERIRIAMDLHDDCAPLLTLASRQIEAVRDNRGDTPLLLNSVYKNLNLLSTRLRDVIHNLDDERVLQQGLENSIRIFINQYRMVSRTRFRFHYGVITNIPPDMILSLYRMLQELVQNTIKHGEADEVHVSLKQQGAMLYFTYGQKSPGSLFVDNGQGLGMKSLQHRALLMGGCLELVKEKGIHFQLQVPFR; this is encoded by the coding sequence ATGTATACCTCCCAGGATTTGTTTATCCCCGCATTGATCTCCTCTTTTGTCCTGGGCATCATTTGCTCCGGTTTTTTGATCTTAATAGTGCGCACCCAACGGCGTTATTACGCCAGCCGGCATCAGGCTATTAAAAACGAATTGGAAGTACTTTGGGAAGAACGTATCCGGATTGCTATGGACCTGCACGACGACTGCGCGCCGTTGCTAACCCTGGCCTCAAGGCAAATAGAGGCCGTTCGTGATAACCGGGGCGATACCCCGTTACTACTGAACAGTGTTTATAAAAACCTTAATCTACTGAGCACGCGTCTGCGGGACGTGATCCATAACCTGGACGATGAACGTGTATTGCAGCAGGGCTTGGAAAATAGCATCCGGATTTTTATAAATCAGTACCGCATGGTAAGCCGCACCCGGTTCCGGTTTCATTATGGAGTTATCACGAACATACCTCCGGATATGATTCTTTCGCTTTACCGCATGTTACAGGAGTTGGTGCAAAACACCATTAAACATGGGGAAGCAGATGAAGTGCACGTCAGCCTAAAGCAGCAGGGAGCGATGTTGTATTTTACTTACGGGCAGAAAAGCCCAGGTTCCTTGTTTGTTGATAACGGCCAGGGCCTGGGTATGAAAAGCCTGCAACATCGCGCTTTGCTAATGGGCGGCTGCCTGGAACTGGTAAAAGAAAAAGGGATCCATTTTCAATTGCAAGTACCCTTTCGTTAA